A section of the Rossellomorea marisflavi genome encodes:
- a CDS encoding PhzF family phenazine biosynthesis protein has protein sequence MMKFFIVDAFTDVPFGGNPAGVVLVDEMDESFMQLFARELGYSETAFVERRSDSSFHVRFFTPNTEVDLCGHATIAAFTVLLDNGLVADGRSYIMKTGAGDIPVHLTNGRIMMEQAPPSLGNLCEDVKELAGLLGIKVSSIEGSLPPRAVSTGLMDLMVPVTSRRALDAINPDLKALAAYQKKHGLEGIHAFTLDTTDALACSRNFSPLYGIDEESATGTASGAMTYYLYHYGVLTEFEEEFRCLQGEGLQRPSVITTVLTDPAKPLVLVGGTGIVISEGSIRI, from the coding sequence ATGATGAAGTTTTTTATTGTGGATGCCTTTACGGATGTTCCGTTCGGCGGGAATCCTGCCGGAGTCGTCCTGGTGGATGAGATGGATGAATCCTTCATGCAGCTATTCGCACGTGAGCTTGGCTATTCAGAGACTGCTTTTGTGGAAAGAAGGAGTGATTCTTCGTTCCACGTGCGCTTCTTCACTCCAAATACGGAAGTGGATCTGTGCGGACACGCCACCATCGCTGCCTTTACCGTTCTTTTGGACAACGGACTGGTGGCAGACGGTCGCTCTTACATCATGAAAACCGGAGCGGGCGACATCCCCGTCCATTTAACGAACGGCCGCATCATGATGGAGCAAGCACCACCAAGCCTGGGGAATCTATGTGAAGATGTGAAGGAACTGGCTGGGCTCCTCGGAATCAAGGTGTCATCCATTGAAGGATCCCTGCCGCCTCGTGCCGTGAGCACCGGCCTGATGGATCTCATGGTGCCGGTCACCAGCAGGCGTGCACTTGACGCTATCAATCCGGATTTGAAGGCTTTGGCAGCTTATCAGAAAAAGCATGGCTTGGAAGGCATTCACGCGTTCACTCTGGATACAACGGACGCCCTTGCCTGCAGCCGGAATTTCAGCCCCCTTTACGGGATTGACGAAGAATCCGCCACCGGGACGGCGAGCGGCGCGATGACGTACTACCTGTACCATTACGGGGTGTTGACGGAGTTTGAAGAGGAGTTCCGGTGTTTACAGGGTGAAGGCCTCCAACGGCCATCGGTCATTACGACGGTGCTGACTGATCCTGCGAAGCCCCTGGTGCTTGTTGGAGGAACCGGGATTGTCATTTCGGAGGGAAGCATACGAATTTAA
- a CDS encoding VOC family protein, giving the protein MIKQIGQIMLYVNNQDQAKAFWSEKAGFHIKSEEDNGHMRWVEIAPTAEAETTMILHDKDFIAKMSPELNLGTPSIMFFSDRFDELYEKLSSEGVTVGEIVQMGPQRVFNFADDEDNYFAVMDHKQ; this is encoded by the coding sequence ATGATCAAACAAATCGGTCAAATCATGCTGTATGTGAACAATCAGGATCAGGCGAAGGCATTCTGGAGCGAGAAAGCAGGCTTCCACATCAAGTCGGAAGAAGATAACGGTCATATGCGGTGGGTGGAGATTGCTCCGACTGCAGAGGCGGAGACGACAATGATCCTGCATGATAAGGATTTCATTGCCAAGATGTCGCCTGAGCTCAACCTCGGAACGCCGTCGATCATGTTTTTCAGCGACCGGTTTGATGAATTGTATGAGAAGCTTTCCTCAGAGGGCGTGACCGTCGGGGAAATCGTCCAGATGGGTCCGCAGCGTGTGTTCAATTTCGCTGATGATGAAGACAATTATTTTGCCGTCATGGATCATAAACAATAG
- a CDS encoding HAD family hydrolase codes for MERVIFLDAGGVLFDTVKKGEDRVHHILAERGFERQDVQAAIGKAKMLELPFITNWEEEERYFKRYYEIIAHEMGAGELAPELFYFCHYARHCEMFMEVKAVLEKLKAKHYRLAVISNAVPSMDWVFDQLGLRKYFERIILSSTVNKVKPSEAIYRYALEEMNVRPEEAVFVDDLIENIQGAERIGMKALHLQRKKQDLWELLKEEGLI; via the coding sequence ATGGAGCGCGTCATATTCCTGGATGCAGGTGGCGTTTTATTCGATACAGTCAAAAAAGGGGAGGACCGGGTCCATCATATTCTCGCAGAACGGGGATTCGAGCGTCAGGATGTCCAGGCGGCAATCGGGAAGGCGAAGATGCTGGAGCTTCCGTTCATAACCAACTGGGAAGAAGAGGAGCGCTATTTCAAACGCTATTACGAGATCATTGCACACGAAATGGGAGCGGGGGAGCTCGCGCCGGAACTCTTTTACTTCTGCCACTATGCCCGCCACTGTGAGATGTTCATGGAAGTGAAGGCAGTGCTCGAGAAGCTGAAAGCGAAGCATTATCGACTCGCAGTCATATCCAACGCGGTACCGAGCATGGACTGGGTATTCGACCAGCTCGGATTGCGGAAATACTTCGAGCGGATCATCCTCTCTTCCACCGTCAATAAAGTGAAGCCGAGTGAAGCGATCTATCGCTACGCACTAGAAGAGATGAACGTCCGCCCGGAAGAGGCCGTCTTCGTCGACGACCTAATCGAAAACATTCAGGGGGCCGAGCGGATCGGCATGAAAGCCCTGCATCTTCAGCGGAAAAAGCAGGATCTATGGGAGCTCTTGAAAGAAGAAGGGTTGATATGA
- a CDS encoding aldehyde dehydrogenase — translation MFILENYQDLLTKQRTYFRTGETKSVSFRINTLNTLKSLVQKHEQDILDAVKQDLNKSELEAKRAEVGLVIGEIDFMVENLEEWAATKEVPTPASHEGAKSFIQPEPYGSALVIAPWNYPFQLAVTPLVGAIAGGNTAVLKPSELTPKTSALLSTLINDNFPEEYLHVVEGEVETSTALLKEDFDYIFFTGSTGVGKIVAEAAAKHLTPTTLELGGKSPTIVHEDANLDEAAQRIARGKFANAGQTCVAPDYLLVHSSVKDELMSKFKEVITASYGENIVENPNFGHVVSERHFDRLVGFLDNGSIVTGGKHDRDNLIIEPTILDNISWDDSVMQDEIFGPILPVMTYDSLDEIIEPIVKRPKPLALYLFSDDETVQDQILSTISFGGGSINDTINHMTSHYLPFGGVGDSGMGAYHGKASFDTFTHFKSVLKRSTK, via the coding sequence GTGTTCATTTTGGAAAACTACCAAGATCTTTTAACAAAACAACGTACGTATTTCCGTACGGGAGAAACAAAAAGTGTTTCTTTCCGTATTAACACATTAAATACATTGAAATCACTTGTTCAGAAGCATGAACAGGATATCCTGGATGCCGTGAAGCAGGATTTGAATAAATCTGAGCTTGAAGCAAAACGTGCCGAGGTCGGCCTAGTGATCGGTGAGATCGACTTCATGGTGGAGAACCTTGAAGAATGGGCAGCGACAAAAGAAGTGCCGACACCTGCTTCCCACGAAGGAGCAAAAAGCTTCATCCAGCCTGAGCCGTATGGTTCCGCACTTGTCATAGCGCCTTGGAACTATCCATTCCAGCTTGCTGTGACACCGCTTGTCGGGGCGATTGCCGGTGGGAATACAGCCGTATTGAAGCCTTCCGAGCTTACACCGAAAACATCTGCCCTTCTCTCTACATTGATCAATGACAACTTCCCTGAAGAGTATCTTCATGTAGTGGAAGGCGAAGTAGAAACCAGCACGGCCCTTTTGAAAGAAGACTTTGATTACATCTTCTTCACTGGTAGCACAGGCGTCGGTAAAATCGTTGCCGAAGCGGCAGCGAAGCACCTGACTCCGACAACGCTTGAACTGGGCGGTAAAAGTCCGACAATCGTTCACGAAGATGCCAACCTTGATGAAGCGGCTCAACGCATCGCACGAGGTAAATTCGCCAATGCCGGCCAAACCTGTGTGGCACCGGATTATCTTCTTGTCCACAGCAGCGTAAAAGATGAACTTATGAGCAAATTCAAAGAAGTGATCACAGCTTCTTACGGTGAAAACATCGTCGAGAACCCGAACTTCGGGCATGTGGTGAGCGAGCGCCACTTCGACCGCCTTGTCGGCTTCCTCGATAACGGAAGCATCGTGACCGGCGGAAAACATGACCGCGACAACCTGATCATCGAGCCGACCATCCTTGATAACATTTCATGGGATGACTCCGTGATGCAGGATGAGATCTTTGGACCGATCCTGCCTGTCATGACGTATGACAGCCTGGACGAGATCATCGAACCGATCGTGAAACGTCCGAAACCACTTGCTCTTTACCTGTTCTCTGATGACGAAACCGTACAGGATCAGATCCTGAGCACGATTTCATTCGGTGGCGGATCCATCAATGATACGATCAACCACATGACGTCCCACTACCTTCCATTCGGAGGCGTAGGCGATAGCGGAATGGGCGCCTATCACGGGAAAGCAAGCTTCGATACGTTCACTCACTTCAAGAGCGTGTTGAAACGTTCAACGAAATAA
- a CDS encoding DUF3885 domain-containing protein, with product MTIRDYLLEHFPGLSLEPPLFYSWPTGLRFEIAKPGSEHHDTDNLEQMGERTTSLFKAVFEQDDDVILVTNVFGLNDSPPPKTNVFLKYIKDKDVRMKLQYERVDGLIDEEDMTVTHRFSLQCQAGDIRYRPLLMAICHEDFNHPTRILKNRWDIGLDIYFVNITKQLIYHLYDDRGCDIISAKKDTLHPLYHSASPWILEYDREQIDGVFMEGGTT from the coding sequence ATGACTATACGTGACTATCTACTAGAACACTTTCCCGGGCTCTCCCTCGAGCCACCGCTCTTTTATTCATGGCCTACGGGCTTGCGGTTTGAAATTGCCAAGCCGGGAAGTGAGCACCATGACACAGACAACCTTGAGCAGATGGGCGAAAGGACGACAAGCTTATTCAAGGCGGTGTTTGAGCAGGACGATGATGTGATCCTCGTGACAAATGTATTTGGTCTAAACGATTCTCCACCACCGAAGACCAACGTATTTCTCAAATATATCAAGGATAAAGACGTGCGCATGAAACTGCAATATGAAAGGGTAGATGGCTTGATTGATGAAGAGGATATGACTGTCACCCATCGCTTCTCCCTGCAGTGCCAAGCGGGCGACATCCGCTATCGGCCGCTCCTGATGGCGATCTGTCATGAAGATTTCAATCATCCCACACGGATCCTGAAGAACCGCTGGGACATAGGACTCGACATCTATTTCGTGAACATCACCAAACAACTTATCTATCATCTCTATGACGACCGCGGCTGTGACATTATTTCAGCTAAAAAAGATACCTTGCACCCCCTTTATCATTCGGCTTCCCCTTGGATCCTTGAGTATGATCGGGAACAGATCGATGGAGTTTTCATGGAAGGGGGCACAACATGA
- a CDS encoding phosphotransferase: MKGPIATGNTAEIYLNDAGYAVKVYKEGFPADEARKEADKQRYIHSLGIPVPEVLELTTFNGRQALVMEYIEGDTLGDLVMKDRYLSAGLPCLISRDSDDDP, translated from the coding sequence ATGAAGGGCCCCATCGCCACGGGTAACACGGCGGAAATCTATCTGAATGATGCGGGATATGCGGTCAAGGTGTACAAAGAAGGATTCCCGGCAGATGAAGCCAGGAAGGAAGCGGACAAGCAGCGTTACATCCATTCCCTTGGCATCCCTGTGCCGGAAGTCCTTGAACTCACGACTTTCAATGGAAGACAGGCCCTGGTCATGGAATACATAGAGGGGGACACCCTCGGGGATCTCGTCATGAAGGACCGGTACCTTTCTGCAGGACTACCTTGCCTCATCAGTCGAGATTCAGATGATGATCCATGA
- a CDS encoding phosphotransferase gives MMIHEKEAPGLEPMRDKLIRQLHDVQSISSKVKEGLIKQVNQVSGDNLCHGDFHLFNLVRTEDGIRVIDWVDASSGDIRADVVRSYLLYSGFDQELAGQYLSLYCEKSGLEREEVLQWGPVIAGARLSENVPGEDAERLLEIVRQGVNGRIAK, from the coding sequence ATGATGATCCATGAGAAAGAAGCGCCGGGACTTGAACCGATGAGAGATAAATTGATCAGGCAGCTGCATGATGTCCAATCAATATCTTCAAAAGTGAAAGAGGGTCTGATAAAACAGGTGAACCAAGTGTCGGGAGACAATCTCTGTCACGGTGACTTTCATCTTTTCAATCTGGTAAGAACCGAGGATGGGATCCGTGTCATTGATTGGGTCGACGCCAGTTCAGGGGATATCCGTGCAGATGTGGTTCGCAGCTATCTCTTGTATTCAGGTTTCGATCAGGAACTCGCCGGTCAATACCTTTCCCTATACTGCGAGAAGAGCGGGCTGGAGCGGGAGGAGGTTCTTCAGTGGGGACCGGTGATTGCAGGAGCGAGGTTGTCGGAGAATGTACCGGGTGAGGATGCGGAACGGCTTCTGGAGATTGTACGGCAAGGAGTAAATGGGAGGATAGCTAAATGA
- a CDS encoding aldo/keto reductase → MGAKSITLNNGVQMPEIGYGVFRVEEGKDLEKAVETAIRIGYRSIDTAAIYQNEKSVGKGVQNAIDAGLVTREELFITSKVWNDGLSYDETIQAYNDTLERLGLEYLDLYLIHWPGQNKYMEPWKALEALYKEGRIKSIGVSNFQVSHLEHLLETAEVKPVINQIEFHPKLVQEDVRAFCEKHDIQVEAWSPLMNAELLNHETVNEIAESLGKSAAQVILRWDLQHGVVTIPKSMTESRIKENIEIYDFELTEEQVKTLDALDEHKRIGPDPDQFDFK, encoded by the coding sequence ATGGGTGCAAAATCCATTACACTAAATAACGGCGTACAAATGCCGGAAATCGGCTACGGAGTATTCCGCGTCGAAGAAGGAAAAGACTTGGAAAAAGCGGTGGAAACAGCGATCCGCATCGGATACCGCAGCATCGATACGGCCGCGATCTATCAAAACGAGAAGAGCGTAGGGAAAGGCGTCCAAAACGCCATCGACGCTGGTCTCGTGACGAGGGAAGAGCTGTTCATCACATCCAAAGTGTGGAATGACGGCCTTTCATACGATGAAACAATCCAAGCTTACAACGATACATTGGAGAGACTCGGTCTTGAGTATCTTGACCTGTACCTCATCCACTGGCCAGGCCAAAACAAATACATGGAACCTTGGAAAGCTCTTGAAGCCCTTTACAAAGAAGGCCGCATCAAATCAATCGGTGTGAGCAATTTCCAAGTATCCCATCTTGAGCATCTTCTTGAAACAGCAGAAGTGAAACCGGTCATCAACCAGATCGAATTCCATCCGAAACTTGTACAAGAAGACGTGCGCGCATTCTGCGAAAAACATGACATCCAAGTGGAAGCATGGTCCCCGCTCATGAACGCCGAGCTATTGAACCATGAAACGGTGAACGAAATTGCCGAGTCCCTTGGCAAGTCGGCGGCACAGGTCATCCTTCGCTGGGATCTTCAACACGGTGTCGTGACCATCCCGAAATCCATGACAGAATCACGCATCAAAGAAAACATCGAGATCTACGACTTCGAACTGACTGAAGAACAAGTCAAAACCCTGGACGCCCTCGATGAGCACAAACGTATCGGGCCGGATCCGGACCAGTTTGATTTTAAATAA
- a CDS encoding YybH family protein, producing MKQAAMENDYVHPAEETLDRYIDATNTHRFSEVEKLLHPNAVYYFSDRTCSSMEEIQTYFEHAWSVVKNEVYGANDVNWLQLGEQEALCVYRFTYEGFVDGAFVKGHGRATNAFVKEEGRWLLIHEHLSGEPE from the coding sequence ATGAAGCAAGCCGCAATGGAGAATGATTACGTACATCCGGCAGAAGAAACCTTAGACCGTTACATCGACGCGACGAACACCCATCGCTTCAGCGAGGTCGAGAAACTTCTCCATCCAAATGCCGTTTATTATTTCTCTGACCGGACCTGCTCTTCTATGGAAGAAATACAGACTTACTTTGAACACGCTTGGTCGGTCGTGAAAAATGAAGTGTACGGGGCGAATGATGTGAACTGGCTACAACTAGGAGAGCAGGAGGCACTTTGCGTCTATCGGTTCACGTATGAAGGATTTGTGGATGGGGCATTTGTGAAAGGTCACGGGAGAGCGACGAATGCGTTTGTCAAAGAAGAGGGGCGTTGGCTTCTTATCCATGAGCATTTGAGTGGTGAACCAGAATAG
- a CDS encoding class I SAM-dependent methyltransferase produces the protein MLNSTGFDLWADQYDETVKKSEESNQYPFAGYRDILNIIYGEAMGKENAEILDIGFGTAVLTSRLYDHGHAITGIDFSREMMAKARQKMPAAELIQADLQEGLPSVIKKSSYDVIISTYTLHHLTDKKKVALIKELLGLLKFGGKLLIGDISFQTREELEACRKENRGRWDDDEFYFVRDDLMDSLQVKYEYHQISHCGGVYMMLGK, from the coding sequence ATGTTAAATAGTACTGGGTTTGATCTATGGGCGGACCAATACGATGAAACGGTAAAAAAGAGTGAGGAAAGCAACCAGTACCCGTTTGCGGGGTACAGGGACATCCTGAACATTATTTACGGGGAAGCGATGGGGAAGGAAAATGCTGAAATCCTCGACATAGGCTTCGGGACGGCGGTTCTCACAAGCAGGCTCTACGATCACGGTCACGCGATCACCGGAATCGACTTTTCCAGGGAAATGATGGCGAAAGCCCGTCAGAAGATGCCGGCTGCGGAATTGATCCAAGCGGACTTGCAGGAAGGGCTTCCTTCTGTCATCAAGAAGTCATCCTATGACGTTATCATCAGCACCTACACGCTCCACCACCTTACGGATAAAAAGAAGGTAGCGCTGATCAAGGAGTTGCTGGGTCTGTTGAAGTTTGGTGGCAAACTCCTGATTGGAGACATTTCGTTTCAAACGAGAGAAGAGCTTGAGGCGTGTCGGAAGGAAAATCGTGGACGTTGGGATGATGACGAGTTTTATTTTGTGAGGGATGACCTGATGGACTCGCTCCAAGTGAAGTATGAGTATCATCAGATTTCACACTGTGGCGGCGTCTATATGATGTTGGGTAAATAA
- a CDS encoding alpha/beta fold hydrolase has product MIGELIEIRGKKLYVETFGEKKLPAVLYLHGGPGEGSHDFYYHQAKRLGEHVRLIIIDQRGVCRSEGIEEGEAFGLRDLVEDCEALRDYFGIERWSVIGHSFGGFLALLYASAYPGSIEKIIFEGPTFDFELTSRSLIRKTSCLLEKYGQRNLAEQGRELAEADVSIRELTEGYMELSDHLGEHRMEIYRHNHDNPTDYESYHSEEEWDEFYDRSEFHFDLLREEGEVFRSLLPLLSTVPNPMLLALGKFDATTCEKQIKAFQHDAPNGEVTIFEHSGHTPHYEEPDAFKEEVLRFIINEERGFSS; this is encoded by the coding sequence ATGATAGGAGAACTGATTGAAATCAGAGGGAAGAAGCTGTATGTTGAGACATTTGGAGAGAAAAAGCTTCCGGCTGTTTTATATCTTCATGGTGGACCTGGGGAAGGCAGCCATGACTTTTATTATCATCAGGCGAAACGACTTGGTGAACATGTTCGCCTCATCATCATCGATCAGAGGGGAGTGTGCCGGTCGGAAGGGATCGAAGAAGGGGAAGCGTTCGGACTCCGTGACCTTGTGGAGGATTGTGAGGCACTGCGGGATTACTTCGGCATCGAACGGTGGTCGGTGATTGGACATTCCTTCGGGGGATTCCTTGCGCTCCTGTATGCTTCTGCCTATCCTGGGTCCATTGAGAAGATCATCTTCGAGGGACCTACGTTCGACTTTGAGCTCACGTCCCGTAGTCTGATCCGAAAAACGTCCTGTTTGCTTGAAAAGTACGGACAACGCAATCTCGCCGAACAGGGGAGGGAGCTTGCTGAAGCCGATGTATCCATCAGGGAACTGACGGAAGGGTATATGGAACTCAGTGATCACCTCGGGGAGCACCGCATGGAAATCTACCGTCATAATCACGACAATCCTACAGATTACGAATCCTATCATTCTGAGGAAGAATGGGATGAATTCTATGATCGCTCTGAATTCCACTTCGATCTTCTCCGTGAAGAAGGGGAAGTGTTCCGATCCCTTCTGCCGCTGCTTAGTACCGTGCCGAATCCCATGCTCCTTGCTTTGGGTAAATTTGATGCAACCACTTGCGAGAAGCAAATCAAGGCGTTTCAACATGACGCCCCGAACGGTGAAGTCACCATCTTTGAGCATAGTGGCCATACGCCTCATTATGAGGAGCCCGATGCCTTCAAGGAAGAAGTGCTGCGCTTTATTATTAACGAGGAGAGGGGATTTTCTTCTTAG
- a CDS encoding NUDIX domain-containing protein → MPTIPKRIHIIGSVGSGKTTLARTLSTATSIPYHELDNVVWERRLGGDRRRTDEERDAVLADLVKGESWIIEGAHSSDWLEESFRSADVILFLDTPYYKRMKQITFRFIRQKTVRESAHYTPDFTIFRKMFRWNTYSKGKRNRISSSYSKTGVTRISCFTIINSPSIGPRERRNAMYKYTLCFIQRNDEILMLNRDKPPVLGLWNGVGGKIEKGETPSECILREIAEETGLHLTLEQIHYKGTVSWSNDESVTGGTHLFTATIGSSVTYLTPIKTLEGLLDWKSIDWLSIEQNHGVGKMIPHYFKRMIEEKNGFHHHFSLEKGVICSYSYKEISYIDNNLSFHK, encoded by the coding sequence ATGCCAACCATCCCAAAACGAATCCATATTATCGGCTCCGTCGGCAGTGGGAAAACCACTTTGGCCCGCACCCTCTCAACCGCTACCAGTATCCCTTATCACGAACTCGACAATGTGGTGTGGGAACGGAGGCTGGGCGGAGATCGAAGACGCACGGATGAGGAGCGCGATGCCGTTCTCGCCGACCTTGTGAAAGGGGAAAGCTGGATCATCGAAGGCGCACATAGCTCGGACTGGTTGGAAGAAAGCTTCCGGAGCGCAGACGTGATCCTCTTCCTCGACACCCCCTACTATAAGAGGATGAAGCAGATCACCTTCCGCTTCATCCGTCAGAAAACGGTCCGTGAATCCGCCCACTACACGCCGGATTTCACGATTTTCAGGAAGATGTTCAGATGGAATACCTATTCGAAAGGGAAACGAAACCGTATATCCTCAAGCTATTCAAAGACAGGGGTTACCCGCATATCGTGCTTCACGATAATCAACAGCCCATCGATTGGGCCCAGGGAAAGGAGAAACGCTATGTATAAGTACACGCTGTGCTTCATCCAGCGAAACGATGAAATCCTCATGCTCAATCGGGATAAACCGCCGGTACTTGGGCTGTGGAACGGTGTCGGCGGCAAGATAGAGAAAGGGGAAACCCCAAGCGAGTGCATTCTGAGGGAAATTGCAGAAGAAACCGGACTGCACCTCACCCTCGAACAAATCCATTATAAAGGGACTGTTTCATGGAGCAACGATGAATCTGTGACCGGAGGGACGCATCTTTTCACCGCCACGATCGGAAGCAGTGTAACCTACTTAACACCGATCAAGACTCTTGAAGGATTGCTGGATTGGAAAAGCATCGACTGGCTATCCATTGAACAAAATCACGGGGTCGGAAAGATGATTCCTCACTATTTTAAAAGGATGATTGAAGAGAAGAACGGTTTTCATCATCACTTCTCTTTGGAAAAAGGCGTAATCTGTTCTTATTCTTACAAGGAAATATCCTACATAGATAACAACCTTTCTTTCCATAAGTAA
- a CDS encoding O-methyltransferase, whose product MGSELWNEVDQYFGRKLLMDDELERVLGANREAGLPEIDVSPLQGKFLTLLAQMKGAKRVLEIGTLGGYSTICLAKGIGVDGRVTTLEVDQAHALIAEGNIRRAGFHEQVEVLVGSALDTLPKLKEAGHVFDLVFIDADKENNPRYLEWALALTTPGSVIIADNVVRNGEVVDAATTDGRVMGIRKYIDLAQRDPRIDSTAIQTVGSKGYDGLVISVVK is encoded by the coding sequence ATGGGTTCTGAGTTGTGGAATGAAGTGGATCAGTATTTTGGACGAAAGCTGTTAATGGACGATGAATTGGAACGGGTGCTTGGGGCGAATCGTGAAGCCGGCCTTCCCGAGATCGATGTGTCTCCCCTGCAAGGGAAGTTCCTCACCCTGTTGGCCCAGATGAAGGGGGCGAAGCGCGTGCTTGAGATTGGTACCCTCGGCGGCTATAGTACCATCTGCTTGGCAAAGGGAATCGGTGTCGACGGCAGGGTGACAACCCTTGAAGTGGATCAGGCCCATGCCTTGATCGCAGAAGGGAACATCCGGCGTGCGGGATTCCATGAGCAGGTGGAAGTCCTTGTCGGGAGTGCCCTTGATACGCTGCCGAAGCTGAAGGAAGCGGGCCACGTCTTTGATCTTGTCTTCATCGACGCCGATAAAGAGAACAATCCGCGCTATCTCGAATGGGCCCTTGCCCTCACGACACCAGGATCTGTGATCATCGCCGATAATGTCGTACGGAATGGAGAGGTCGTGGATGCCGCCACCACGGATGGACGCGTCATGGGGATACGGAAGTATATCGATCTTGCCCAGCGCGATCCCCGCATCGATTCCACTGCAATCCAGACCGTCGGTTCCAAAGGCTATGACGGCCTCGTGATCAGCGTAGTCAAATGA
- a CDS encoding GNAT family N-acetyltransferase — MKQAFPTIETKRLTLVNSTADDARFILELYENPLVCRYLYDEEPFTSIDQARVWIDWHEYPEEYGRNRWIIRKKETATPIGTCGFDQWDIVNHVAEIGFDLWHGEWGKGFMSEVLTAAIDSGFNNMGLNRIQAFVALENTASCRLLERLGFEREGIFREKHFFQGDYYDHYIYSLLKKEWKKGGS; from the coding sequence ATGAAGCAGGCATTTCCCACCATTGAAACCAAACGGCTAACCCTAGTAAACTCGACCGCTGACGATGCCAGATTTATTCTCGAGCTCTACGAGAATCCCCTCGTCTGCCGGTACCTCTATGATGAAGAGCCCTTCACCTCGATTGATCAGGCAAGGGTATGGATCGACTGGCATGAGTATCCGGAAGAATACGGTCGGAACCGCTGGATCATACGGAAGAAAGAAACCGCCACTCCAATCGGCACGTGCGGCTTCGACCAGTGGGATATCGTGAATCATGTAGCTGAAATCGGCTTTGATCTCTGGCACGGTGAATGGGGAAAAGGATTTATGAGCGAAGTCTTGACCGCCGCCATCGACAGCGGCTTCAACAACATGGGGCTTAACCGGATCCAGGCATTCGTTGCCCTTGAAAACACGGCATCTTGCCGATTACTCGAGCGGTTGGGGTTTGAAAGGGAGGGAATCTTCAGGGAGAAGCATTTCTTCCAGGGGGATTACTACGATCACTACATCTACTCCCTTTTGAAGAAGGAATGGAAAAAGGGCGGCTCCTGA
- a CDS encoding DUF4362 domain-containing protein, whose product MKWSGIGLLVVCLFLTTACSNGAYNSDEAIERGDVVVQNGVENPGPFIEFVKNVEDKNEATLRITGYTKEGDPIFHDVEYEGSEFGFSYDNSHDKFGGEDIGVTTDTCTEMEQRETPNDEIGFYLTGCSKEKEHRLLELSKEQWKEH is encoded by the coding sequence ATGAAGTGGTCTGGAATTGGTTTGTTGGTGGTCTGCTTGTTTCTAACCACGGCCTGCTCAAACGGAGCGTACAATTCCGATGAAGCCATCGAACGTGGTGATGTCGTGGTACAGAACGGGGTAGAAAATCCGGGACCCTTCATAGAGTTTGTGAAGAATGTGGAGGATAAGAATGAAGCTACACTGAGGATAACGGGGTATACCAAAGAAGGTGATCCGATTTTTCATGATGTGGAGTATGAAGGAAGTGAATTCGGATTTTCCTATGATAACTCCCATGATAAATTTGGCGGTGAAGATATAGGGGTTACAACGGACACCTGCACTGAAATGGAGCAAAGAGAAACACCAAATGATGAAATTGGGTTTTATTTAACAGGCTGTTCCAAGGAAAAGGAGCATCGGCTTCTTGAACTATCAAAGGAACAGTGGAAAGAACACTAA